The following are from one region of the Bradyrhizobium septentrionale genome:
- a CDS encoding EAL domain-containing protein, translating to MQFASQTGEPDRSMSPTISAALVDSLFMNPAPMIFGAFGPAIAGAVIAFVTGNLLSWLCVPLFIVVGLARAWQMYRYQQRNSRLTVEESEAWEKRYRIGSLAYGIALGLWGAAVLLTTNDAAAHMLCVTTVVAYTSAGVGRTFGRPQIFHLHLLMSIGPLIAALMYVGGPYHIALALLSLVFFSAIRHLTTSLQRIYVNAWIAKEREAALAGQFDTALNNMPHGLCMFSADGRLAVMNHRFIEMMQLSDDFVQRGASATDICNACVLSGSISAAAAQQILYEIESSQRGDIVTSDPDPAKNRSLDWTFQPMAGGGTVVLVEDITERKDAEARISHLARYDELTALPNRVNFRDEIGRLLTMQHGDHRSALLFVDLDQFKQVNDTLGHPCGDQLLCAVAERLREMLRPEDFVARFGGDEFVVFQQNIHSHEDAAALARRIVDRLSERYKIDNHLVEIGASVGIAMTAPGVGADTLLKNADMALYRAKADGRGTFCFFRDEMAQIVEARRILELDLRKALANEEFELFYQPLINLKSGKVSTCEALLRWNHPARGTVSPVDIIPVAEDMGLIVDLGRWILRKACMECMKWPEAVSVAVNFSPQQFHQRDVLSEVRYALEVSGLPAHRLEIEITESSLLHNTELTHDVLSQLRSLGVRISLDDFGTGYSSLSYLHNFPLQKVKIDRSFLEGIDSDRPLTLLRGVARLSADLGMSVVVEGIETNEQLELISADGAVTEAQGYLFSRPVPAVRIRQLLNASHGRRPDEQLHVVPSRSIA from the coding sequence ATGCAGTTTGCAAGTCAGACGGGAGAACCGGACCGATCGATGTCGCCGACGATCTCCGCGGCGCTGGTCGATTCCCTGTTCATGAACCCCGCGCCCATGATCTTCGGCGCCTTCGGCCCCGCCATTGCGGGCGCCGTGATCGCGTTCGTCACCGGCAATCTCTTGTCCTGGCTGTGCGTGCCGCTGTTCATCGTGGTCGGTCTGGCGCGCGCGTGGCAGATGTACCGCTACCAGCAGCGCAATTCCCGGCTCACGGTCGAAGAGTCCGAGGCGTGGGAGAAGCGCTACCGGATCGGCAGCCTCGCCTACGGCATTGCGCTCGGCCTGTGGGGCGCCGCCGTGCTGCTCACGACCAACGATGCTGCCGCCCACATGCTGTGCGTGACCACGGTGGTCGCCTACACCTCGGCGGGGGTGGGGCGGACCTTCGGCCGGCCGCAGATCTTCCACCTGCATCTATTGATGTCGATCGGTCCCCTGATCGCGGCGCTGATGTATGTCGGAGGTCCCTATCACATCGCGCTTGCGCTGCTCAGCCTGGTGTTTTTCAGCGCCATCCGCCACCTCACCACCAGCCTGCAGCGGATCTACGTCAACGCCTGGATCGCCAAGGAGCGCGAGGCTGCGCTGGCGGGCCAGTTCGATACCGCGCTGAACAACATGCCGCACGGCCTGTGCATGTTCAGCGCCGACGGCCGCCTTGCGGTGATGAACCACCGCTTCATCGAGATGATGCAGCTGTCGGACGACTTCGTGCAGCGCGGCGCCAGCGCAACCGACATCTGCAACGCCTGCGTCCTGTCCGGCTCGATCTCCGCCGCGGCCGCGCAGCAGATCCTGTACGAGATCGAGAGTTCGCAGCGCGGCGATATCGTCACCAGCGACCCCGATCCCGCCAAGAACCGCTCGCTGGACTGGACCTTCCAGCCGATGGCCGGCGGCGGCACCGTCGTGCTGGTCGAGGACATCACCGAGCGCAAGGACGCCGAGGCCAGGATCAGCCACCTCGCGCGCTACGACGAGCTGACCGCGCTGCCCAACCGCGTCAATTTCCGCGACGAGATCGGCCGGCTGCTCACCATGCAGCACGGCGACCACCGCTCCGCGCTGCTGTTCGTCGACCTCGACCAGTTCAAGCAGGTCAACGATACGCTCGGCCATCCCTGCGGCGACCAGCTGCTCTGCGCGGTCGCCGAGCGGCTGCGCGAGATGCTGCGGCCGGAGGACTTCGTGGCGCGGTTCGGCGGCGACGAGTTCGTGGTGTTCCAGCAGAACATCCACTCGCACGAGGACGCCGCTGCATTGGCGCGGCGCATCGTCGACCGCCTCAGCGAGCGCTACAAGATCGACAACCACCTGGTCGAGATCGGCGCCAGCGTCGGCATCGCGATGACGGCCCCCGGTGTCGGCGCCGACACGCTGCTGAAGAACGCCGACATGGCGCTCTACCGCGCCAAGGCCGACGGCCGCGGCACCTTCTGCTTCTTTCGCGACGAGATGGCGCAAATCGTCGAGGCCCGCCGCATCCTCGAGCTCGATCTGCGCAAGGCGCTCGCCAACGAGGAATTCGAGCTGTTCTACCAGCCGCTGATCAACCTCAAATCTGGCAAGGTCTCGACCTGCGAGGCGCTGCTGCGCTGGAACCATCCGGCGCGCGGCACGGTCTCGCCGGTCGACATCATCCCGGTGGCCGAGGACATGGGCCTGATCGTCGATCTCGGCCGCTGGATCCTGCGCAAGGCCTGCATGGAGTGCATGAAGTGGCCCGAGGCGGTCAGCGTCGCGGTCAATTTCTCGCCGCAGCAGTTCCATCAGCGCGACGTGCTGAGCGAGGTGCGCTACGCGCTCGAGGTCTCCGGCCTGCCGGCGCACCGTCTCGAGATCGAGATCACCGAATCTTCGCTGCTGCACAACACCGAGCTGACCCACGACGTGCTGTCGCAGCTGCGTTCGCTCGGCGTGCGGATCTCGCTGGATGATTTCGGCACCGGCTACTCGTCGCTCAGCTACCTGCACAATTTCCCGCTGCAGAAAGTCAAGATCGACCGCTCCTTCCTCGAAGGCATCGACAGCGATCGCCCGCTGACCTTGCTGCGCGGCGTGGCGCGGCTGTCGGCGGATCTCGGCATGTCGGTCGTGGTCGAGGGCATCGAGACCAACGAGCAGCTCGAACTGATCAGCGCCGACGGCGCGGTGACCGAGGCACAGGGCTACCTGTTCAGCCGGCCGGTTCCCGCGGTGCGCATCCGCCAGCTGCTCAACGCTTCGCACGGCCGCCGCCCCGACGAGCAGTTGCACGTGGTTCCGTCGCGCTCGATCGCTTGA
- the tolB gene encoding Tol-Pal system beta propeller repeat protein TolB, with protein sequence MTFRLDRRQMISGMAALGALAGSRGAWAQAPKKVIIPEGDFAPLPIAIPNFSAGTPGDTEVGVGVSQVITNNLKRSGLFAPIDQAAFLEKQVNIDAPPNLNNWTSIKAQALVVGRMTRQANGRVKAEFRLWDVNTGQQLAGQSYDTSAEYWRRIAHIISDQIYERLTGEKGYFDTRVVFVDESGSADRRVKRLALMDQDGANVRYLTRGTDLVLTPRFSPSTQEITYMEFGQGDPRVYLLNIETGQREIVGNFPGMSFSPRFSPDGQRVIMSLQQGGNSNLFVMDLRSKSMTRLTDTPAIDTSPSYAPDGTRLCFESDRGGKPQIYVMPATGGAAQRISFGDGTYSTPVWSPRGDYIAFTKQGGGQFAIGIMKPDGSGERILTSGFHNEGPTFAPNGRVVMFFRDPGGNSGPSLYTIDVSGRNELRVPTPGFASDPAWSPLLS encoded by the coding sequence ATGACGTTTCGCCTCGACCGCCGACAGATGATCTCCGGAATGGCCGCGCTCGGCGCGCTCGCCGGAAGCCGCGGCGCATGGGCGCAGGCGCCGAAGAAGGTGATTATTCCAGAAGGCGATTTCGCACCGTTGCCGATCGCGATCCCGAATTTTTCGGCCGGTACGCCCGGCGATACCGAAGTCGGCGTTGGCGTCTCGCAGGTCATCACCAACAATCTGAAACGCAGCGGATTGTTCGCGCCGATCGACCAGGCGGCTTTTCTCGAGAAGCAGGTCAACATCGACGCGCCGCCGAACCTGAATAACTGGACCAGCATCAAGGCGCAGGCGCTGGTGGTGGGGCGTATGACGCGTCAGGCCAACGGGCGCGTGAAAGCGGAATTCCGGCTCTGGGACGTCAATACCGGCCAACAACTCGCCGGCCAGTCATATGACACCTCGGCTGAATATTGGCGGCGCATCGCCCACATCATCTCCGACCAGATCTACGAGCGGCTGACCGGCGAGAAGGGCTATTTCGATACCCGCGTCGTGTTCGTCGACGAGAGCGGCTCGGCGGATCGCCGCGTCAAGCGGCTGGCGCTGATGGACCAGGACGGCGCCAATGTGCGCTATCTGACCCGCGGCACGGATCTCGTGCTGACGCCGCGCTTCTCGCCGTCGACCCAGGAAATCACCTATATGGAGTTCGGGCAGGGCGACCCGCGCGTTTATTTGCTCAACATCGAGACCGGCCAGCGCGAGATCGTCGGCAACTTCCCGGGCATGTCGTTCTCGCCGCGCTTCTCACCGGACGGCCAGCGCGTCATCATGAGCCTGCAGCAGGGCGGCAACTCCAACCTGTTCGTGATGGATCTGCGCTCGAAGTCGATGACGCGGCTGACCGACACGCCGGCGATCGACACTTCTCCATCTTATGCACCAGATGGCACGCGGCTCTGCTTCGAATCCGATCGCGGCGGTAAGCCGCAGATCTATGTGATGCCGGCGACCGGCGGTGCAGCGCAGCGCATCTCGTTCGGCGACGGCACCTATTCGACGCCGGTGTGGTCGCCGCGCGGCGACTACATCGCCTTCACCAAGCAGGGCGGCGGGCAGTTCGCGATCGGCATCATGAAGCCGGACGGCTCGGGCGAGCGCATCCTGACCTCGGGCTTCCACAATGAAGGCCCGACCTTTGCGCCGAACGGGCGCGTCGTGATGTTCTTCCGCGATCCCGGCGGCAACAGCGGGCCGTCGCTGTACACCATCGACGTCTCCGGCCGCAACGAGCTGCGGGTGCCGACGCCCGGATTTGCCTCCGATCCCGCCTGGTCGCCGCTGTTGTCGTGA
- a CDS encoding protein TolA, translated as MKVKVDKTLAASIALHVLVIGWGLVTWSTKAYVMPEEESVAVDVISPDQLSHVMAGQKDGKKDNPKPLVEKVAEAKPMDDAVGKIDDKKPPVVTDTAPPPTPKVEKPEEKKPDPPKKVENRPKEEPKPVEKKPDPVKPDPIAEAIKKEEKKPQKPVEQAAKPPPEQKPKERTFDQSKIAALLDKRDPTRASMTGDTLNANAALGTAKGKAADNSATWGAMFKQQVERCWKKPYGGIEAQQTEAVFAIKLKRDGSLEGMPVPEGTPATPYLRVYQESALRAIIECQPYNLPAAFFDEWKYFAPVFTERKT; from the coding sequence TTGAAGGTCAAGGTCGACAAGACTCTGGCGGCATCGATTGCCCTGCACGTCCTCGTGATCGGGTGGGGTCTCGTGACGTGGTCGACCAAGGCGTACGTGATGCCGGAAGAAGAGTCCGTCGCCGTCGACGTGATCTCGCCGGACCAATTGTCCCATGTCATGGCTGGCCAGAAGGACGGCAAGAAGGACAATCCGAAGCCGCTGGTCGAGAAGGTCGCCGAGGCCAAGCCGATGGATGACGCCGTCGGCAAGATCGACGACAAGAAGCCGCCGGTCGTGACCGATACGGCCCCACCGCCGACGCCGAAGGTGGAGAAGCCGGAAGAGAAGAAGCCGGATCCGCCGAAGAAGGTCGAGAACAGGCCGAAGGAAGAGCCGAAGCCGGTCGAGAAGAAGCCCGATCCGGTGAAGCCCGACCCGATCGCGGAAGCGATCAAGAAGGAAGAGAAGAAGCCGCAGAAGCCGGTTGAGCAGGCCGCTAAGCCGCCGCCGGAGCAGAAGCCGAAGGAGCGCACCTTCGACCAGAGCAAGATCGCTGCATTGCTCGACAAGCGCGACCCGACGCGAGCGTCGATGACTGGCGATACGCTCAACGCCAACGCCGCGCTCGGCACGGCAAAGGGCAAGGCCGCCGACAATTCCGCGACCTGGGGCGCGATGTTCAAGCAGCAGGTCGAACGCTGCTGGAAGAAGCCCTATGGCGGCATCGAGGCGCAGCAGACCGAGGCCGTGTTCGCGATCAAACTGAAGCGCGATGGCTCGCTCGAGGGCATGCCGGTGCCGGAAGGCACGCCGGCGACGCCCTATTTGCGCGTCTACCAGGAGAGCGCGCTGCGGGCGATCATCGAATGCCAGCCGTACAATCTGCCGGCGGCCTTCTTCGACGAATGGAAGTATTTCGCGCCGGTGTTCACAGAGCGAAAGACCTGA
- a CDS encoding biopolymer transporter ExbD, whose product MAMSMAGSGGGGRRRGGRKPVMAEINVTPMVDVMLVLLIIFMVAAPLMTSNIDIDLPVASGGKSISSNQPPLTLSVKRTGGGCNSNVELYLGDAPITAADFPAKIKAIGEARSDAERVVYLRGDKDVCYTDMMKLLGEVRAAGFKANIVIIPEGG is encoded by the coding sequence ATGGCGATGAGCATGGCAGGGTCCGGCGGCGGCGGGCGTCGCCGCGGCGGACGAAAGCCGGTGATGGCCGAGATCAACGTCACGCCGATGGTCGACGTGATGCTGGTGCTCTTGATCATCTTCATGGTGGCGGCGCCGCTGATGACCTCGAATATCGACATCGACCTGCCGGTCGCCAGCGGCGGCAAGTCGATCTCGTCAAACCAGCCGCCCTTGACGCTGTCGGTCAAGCGCACCGGCGGCGGCTGCAACTCGAACGTTGAGCTCTATCTGGGCGATGCCCCGATCACGGCCGCCGATTTTCCGGCCAAGATCAAGGCTATTGGGGAAGCCCGGTCGGATGCTGAAAGAGTGGTCTATCTGCGTGGCGACAAGGACGTCTGTTACACGGATATGATGAAATTGCTCGGAGAGGTCCGGGCCGCGGGTTTCAAGGCGAATATCGTGATTATCCCGGAGGGGGGATAA
- the tolQ gene encoding protein TolQ: MNPADVAQSTLPLASSDVSLIALFWQAHWVVKCVMLGLLSCSVWVWAIAIDKILLYARTKRAMDKFEQAFWSGQSIEELYRALSAKPTQSMAACFVAAMREWKRSFESQSRSFAGLQARIDKVMNVSIAREVERLERRLLVLATVGSAGPFVGLFGTVWGIMSSFQSIAASKNTSLAVVAPGIAEALFATAIGLIAAIPATIFYNKFTSEVNRQAQRLEGFADEFSAILSRQIDERG; the protein is encoded by the coding sequence ATGAATCCCGCCGACGTGGCTCAGTCGACGTTGCCACTGGCATCGAGCGATGTGTCGCTGATCGCATTGTTTTGGCAGGCCCATTGGGTCGTCAAATGCGTGATGTTGGGACTTCTGTCCTGCTCGGTGTGGGTCTGGGCGATCGCCATCGACAAGATCCTGCTCTATGCCCGCACCAAGCGGGCGATGGACAAGTTCGAGCAGGCGTTCTGGTCCGGCCAGTCGATCGAGGAACTCTACCGGGCGCTCTCGGCCAAGCCGACCCAGTCGATGGCGGCCTGTTTCGTGGCGGCGATGCGGGAGTGGAAGCGCTCCTTCGAGAGCCAGTCGCGGTCCTTTGCCGGCCTGCAGGCCCGGATCGACAAGGTCATGAACGTCTCGATCGCCCGGGAGGTAGAGCGGCTGGAACGGCGGCTTTTGGTGCTCGCCACCGTGGGCTCGGCCGGCCCCTTTGTCGGCCTGTTCGGCACCGTCTGGGGCATCATGTCGAGCTTCCAGTCGATCGCGGCCTCGAAAAACACCTCGCTCGCGGTGGTGGCGCCGGGCATCGCGGAGGCGCTATTTGCGACCGCAATCGGCCTGATTGCCGCAATTCCGGCGACTATTTTCTACAATAAGTTCACTTCGGAGGTGAACCGGCAGGCCCAGCGCCTGGAGGGGTTCGCCGACGAGTTCTCCGCCATCCTGTCGCGTCAGATCGACGAGCGGGGCTGA
- a CDS encoding IS1182 family transposase yields the protein MSKYFRPWNIDQTLLLPPNVQDFVPKGHVSRFMVDLVRESLDLREIMGSYVSGLGQPPFDPRMMVALLLHSYASGLYSSRRIAKACRERNDFVMIVALDAPDFRTISDFRKRHLKALGALFVQVLKLCETAGLVKLGHVALDGTKIKANASKHKAMSYERMKKREAELKAEVARMLAAAEAADASEDETFGNSDELPDWTVDKQKRLAKIQQAMAALEADAKLAAEEERRIEAEKEQQRQAEGRKKPGKPAALPSEEPNPKAQRNFTDPESRIMKSKDGFVQAYNAQAAVDAHAQIIVAQELTQHGSDQGQLVPLIEAIESNLGRKPRQASADSGYCSEANLEALDTRSIDGYVAPGRAKHPTVANGKVGGPLTQAMRKKIDDGGFETPYRLRKQVVEPVFGQIKQARGFRQFLLRGIEKVRAEWTMICTVHNLLKLFNLANAA from the coding sequence ATGAGCAAGTATTTTCGGCCTTGGAACATCGATCAGACGCTGCTTCTGCCGCCGAATGTGCAGGACTTCGTGCCGAAAGGCCATGTCTCGCGGTTTATGGTTGATCTGGTGCGGGAGAGCCTCGATCTCAGGGAGATCATGGGCAGCTATGTGAGCGGGCTTGGGCAGCCGCCGTTTGATCCGCGGATGATGGTGGCGCTGCTGCTGCATAGCTATGCGAGTGGGCTGTATTCGTCGCGTCGGATTGCCAAGGCCTGCCGGGAGCGGAACGATTTTGTGATGATCGTGGCGCTGGATGCGCCGGATTTTCGGACGATCAGCGACTTTCGCAAGCGACATTTGAAGGCGCTCGGCGCGCTATTCGTGCAGGTTCTGAAGTTGTGCGAGACGGCCGGGCTGGTCAAGCTCGGTCATGTCGCGCTGGATGGTACGAAGATCAAGGCGAACGCGTCGAAACACAAGGCGATGAGTTATGAGCGCATGAAGAAGCGCGAGGCGGAATTGAAGGCCGAGGTCGCTCGCATGCTGGCGGCCGCCGAGGCGGCGGATGCCTCGGAGGATGAGACTTTCGGCAACAGCGACGAACTGCCGGACTGGACCGTCGACAAGCAGAAACGGCTGGCGAAGATCCAGCAAGCGATGGCGGCGCTGGAAGCGGACGCCAAACTGGCGGCGGAGGAAGAGCGCCGCATCGAGGCCGAAAAGGAACAGCAGCGCCAGGCCGAAGGCCGCAAGAAGCCGGGCAAACCGGCGGCGCTGCCATCGGAGGAACCCAATCCCAAGGCGCAACGCAACTTCACCGATCCGGAAAGCCGCATCATGAAGTCGAAGGATGGCTTCGTTCAGGCCTATAATGCCCAGGCGGCCGTCGATGCACATGCCCAGATCATTGTCGCGCAAGAACTGACCCAGCACGGCAGCGATCAGGGCCAGTTGGTGCCCCTGATCGAGGCCATCGAGAGCAATCTTGGCCGCAAGCCGCGGCAGGCCTCAGCGGATTCCGGCTACTGCAGCGAAGCCAATCTCGAAGCGCTCGACACACGCAGCATCGATGGCTATGTCGCGCCCGGACGCGCCAAACACCCGACAGTAGCGAACGGAAAAGTCGGCGGCCCGCTGACACAGGCCATGCGAAAGAAGATCGACGATGGCGGCTTCGAAACACCCTACCGATTGCGAAAGCAAGTGGTGGAGCCGGTGTTCGGGCAGATCAAACAGGCAAGAGGCTTCCGCCAGTTCCTGTTGCGGGGCATCGAGAAAGTGCGCGCCGAGTGGACAATGATCTGCACCGTCCATAACCTCCTCAAGCTGTTCAACCTCGCAAACGCAGCCTGA
- the crcB gene encoding fluoride efflux transporter CrcB codes for MGQLGSYLLVFFGGGLGATLRQLINVTCARCIGTAFPYGTFIINITGSTVMGLIAGYLAFKGEASQPWRLFLMTGILGGYTTFSAFSLDTAVLYERGELGLAALYVAGPVVLSIAGLFAGLAIVRHLS; via the coding sequence ATGGGGCAACTCGGAAGCTATCTCCTGGTCTTCTTCGGTGGCGGTCTCGGCGCAACCTTGCGCCAGCTGATCAACGTCACCTGCGCGCGCTGCATCGGCACCGCGTTTCCCTACGGCACCTTCATCATCAACATCACAGGCTCGACCGTGATGGGTCTGATCGCCGGCTACCTCGCGTTCAAGGGCGAGGCCTCGCAGCCCTGGCGGCTGTTCCTGATGACCGGCATCCTCGGCGGCTACACCACCTTCTCGGCCTTCTCGCTCGACACCGCGGTGCTCTATGAGCGCGGCGAGCTCGGCCTTGCGGCGCTGTATGTCGCGGGCCCGGTCGTGTTGTCGATCGCGGGCCTGTTCGCCGGGCTAGCGATCGTGCGGCATTTGAGCTGA
- a CDS encoding superoxide dismutase: protein MTFTLPDLPYAHDALAPYMSKETLEFHHDKHHQAYVTNGNNAIKGTEFEGKSLEEIVKGSFGKNAAVFNNAGQHYNHIHFWKWMKPNGGGSKLPGRLEKKINEDLGGFEKFKTDFAAAGVGQFGSGWAWLQVKGGKLEIAKTPNGENPLVHGAVPILGVDVWEHSYYIDYRNRRPDYLKAFVDSLVNWDYVDELFGKAG from the coding sequence ATGACCTTCACGCTACCCGATCTGCCCTACGCCCACGACGCCCTTGCGCCCTACATGTCCAAGGAAACGCTGGAGTTTCACCACGACAAGCATCACCAGGCCTACGTTACCAACGGCAACAACGCGATCAAGGGGACCGAATTCGAAGGCAAGTCCCTCGAGGAGATCGTGAAGGGCTCGTTCGGCAAGAACGCGGCCGTCTTCAACAATGCCGGCCAGCACTACAACCACATCCACTTCTGGAAGTGGATGAAGCCGAATGGCGGCGGCAGCAAGCTGCCCGGCCGGCTCGAGAAGAAGATCAACGAGGATCTCGGCGGCTTCGAGAAGTTCAAGACCGATTTCGCCGCCGCCGGCGTCGGCCAGTTCGGCTCCGGCTGGGCCTGGCTGCAGGTCAAGGGCGGCAAGCTCGAGATCGCCAAGACCCCGAACGGCGAGAACCCGCTGGTCCACGGCGCGGTGCCGATCCTCGGCGTCGACGTCTGGGAGCACTCCTACTACATCGACTACCGCAACCGCCGTCCGGACTATCTGAAGGCGTTCGTCGACAGCCTGGTCAACTGGGACTACGTCGACGAACTGTTCGGCAAGGCCGGCTAA
- a CDS encoding GNAT family N-acetyltransferase: MSIEIDILNGDASWRRAEPLLRSVWSPDIVGKQPWANIKWAHADLRVLLDAPDDSGLACHVGIYFRTITWNGHKVHVGGIGGVSTREDCRRRGYASLALDAAVHTIRANDAVKFAILFCEPHNFAFYQARGWHPFSGEVSCDQPSGQSRFEAMAPFVNDIVRAPRQGKIDLCGLPW; encoded by the coding sequence ATGAGCATCGAAATCGACATTCTCAACGGAGATGCGTCATGGCGGCGCGCCGAGCCGCTGCTCCGGTCGGTCTGGAGCCCGGATATCGTCGGGAAGCAACCCTGGGCCAACATCAAATGGGCTCACGCGGATTTGCGCGTGCTGCTCGATGCGCCCGACGACAGCGGGCTGGCCTGCCATGTCGGTATCTACTTCCGGACCATCACCTGGAACGGCCACAAGGTGCATGTCGGCGGCATCGGCGGGGTCTCGACCCGCGAGGACTGCCGGCGGCGCGGCTATGCGTCGCTCGCGCTTGACGCCGCCGTGCACACCATTCGTGCCAATGATGCGGTGAAATTTGCAATCTTATTCTGCGAGCCGCACAATTTCGCATTCTATCAGGCGCGCGGCTGGCATCCCTTCAGCGGCGAGGTCAGTTGCGACCAGCCGTCGGGGCAGAGCCGCTTCGAGGCGATGGCGCCGTTCGTCAACGACATCGTCCGCGCCCCGCGCCAGGGCAAGATCGACCTATGCGGCCTGCCGTGGTGA
- a CDS encoding integrase core domain-containing protein, with product MEERIRMLMEYESGNWSVSELCRRHGICRDTFYAWRQRKQSGDPEWFRDRSHAPQQCRQTTDAAIAEKVIAARQRFPYLGPRKLLALLDRQAPEIDWPAASTIGSILKRAGLISPVKRRRRPLDQRRPCTPVQEPNDEWSVDFKGWFRTRDQCRIDPLTVADSHSRFLIELQIVAPTTEGVRPRFERAFREHGLPRAIRCDNGSPFGSRGAGGLTTLSVWWLKLGITPHFIRPASPQENGRHERMHRTLKAQTSSPPADNASEQQARFDAFREHYNKERPHEALGQRPPEDAYRASQRTMPDREQDPWYDADHQARRVRGNGEIKWKGKFVFIGQALVNELVGIAELDTGDHVVRFCDLDVGLIDRRGLFTRFAPPREGLREPGEQTA from the coding sequence ATGGAAGAGCGTATCCGGATGCTTATGGAGTACGAGAGCGGGAACTGGAGCGTGTCGGAGTTGTGCCGCCGTCACGGTATCTGCCGCGACACGTTTTACGCATGGCGCCAGCGGAAGCAGAGCGGCGATCCGGAGTGGTTCAGGGACCGTTCGCACGCGCCGCAGCAATGCCGACAAACGACCGATGCGGCGATTGCAGAGAAGGTGATCGCGGCTCGGCAGCGCTTTCCCTATCTGGGACCGCGCAAGCTGCTCGCCCTGCTTGACCGCCAGGCGCCGGAGATCGATTGGCCGGCGGCGTCGACGATTGGGAGCATTCTCAAGCGCGCGGGGCTGATCTCGCCGGTGAAGCGCCGCCGCCGTCCGCTCGACCAGCGGCGTCCCTGCACGCCGGTGCAGGAGCCGAACGACGAGTGGAGCGTGGACTTCAAGGGTTGGTTCCGCACCCGCGACCAGTGCCGGATTGATCCGTTGACGGTGGCTGACAGCCACAGTCGCTTCCTGATCGAACTGCAGATCGTCGCACCGACGACCGAGGGCGTCCGCCCCCGCTTCGAGAGGGCTTTCCGCGAGCATGGCCTGCCGCGGGCAATCCGCTGCGACAATGGTTCGCCGTTCGGCTCGCGCGGCGCCGGCGGTCTCACCACATTGTCGGTCTGGTGGCTGAAGCTCGGCATTACGCCGCACTTCATCCGTCCGGCCTCGCCGCAGGAGAACGGTCGCCATGAGCGCATGCATCGCACCTTGAAGGCGCAAACATCGAGCCCACCGGCAGATAATGCGTCCGAGCAACAGGCCCGCTTTGACGCCTTCCGAGAGCATTACAATAAGGAACGTCCTCACGAAGCGCTGGGCCAACGGCCGCCGGAGGACGCCTATCGAGCATCTCAACGCACCATGCCGGATCGCGAGCAAGACCCCTGGTATGACGCCGATCACCAGGCCCGCCGTGTTCGCGGCAATGGGGAGATTAAATGGAAAGGCAAGTTCGTCTTTATCGGTCAGGCGCTGGTGAACGAACTTGTCGGCATCGCCGAACTCGATACCGGTGACCACGTCGTCCGCTTCTGCGACCTCGACGTCGGTCTCATCGACCGCCGCGGCCTGTTCACCCGGTTCGCTCCGCCTCGTGAGGGGCTGCGCGAACCGGGCGAACAGACCGCTTAA